One stretch of Armigeres subalbatus isolate Guangzhou_Male chromosome 2, GZ_Asu_2, whole genome shotgun sequence DNA includes these proteins:
- the LOC134209241 gene encoding uncharacterized protein LOC134209241, whose product MAEEVAQLLKQQNQIFAYWAERMGNFQITIPNSSSPAHLTSQSVPLPPPLCLEGDMEENFTFFESNWKNYSVAVGMNDWPDSENKKKVSFLLSVVGTDALKRYFNFELSDQQKATPEAVLDAIRAKVVSVRNIIVDRLEFFSAIQTPTESIDEYVSRLKVLGKPCRFGTLEQDMMVFKIVTSNKWYSLKAKMLTMTDVNLSKAIDLCRMEEITARHSKQLSLEAPVDVNKIVDRVCKFCGGRHPFKRGVCPAFGKRCDKCGGKNHFQRVCKSNGSSSSKPKSGRKVKAVISSSRAERPVDVYDADEEKEIWIQEEEEAIIGKITDNSARGGAVLADLSLKFGNVWKVVSCELDTGARASIIGIDWLKKLSGGAHPELDTSRCRLRAFNGTSIEVLGQIKVSCQHKSKRYRVVFQVVNMSHAPLLSVTVCTTLGLVKFCNAVHRDPVSSPVLDRYREDARAVVKNYRDVFEGYGKMEGAVTLEIDESVKPVIQTPRRIPIAFRDDLRRKIDQLVNDGIIQKESKHTDWNHQTMLCCPHFLETHQWNRVQASSIHQEE is encoded by the exons ATGGCGGAAGAAGTTGCACAGTTGCTTAAGCAACAGAATCAAATTTTTGCGTATTGGGCAGAGAGAATGGGAAACTTCCAGATAACCATTCCGAACTCATCGTCACCAGCACATCTAACTTCACAGTCAGTgccactaccaccaccactatgTTTGGAAGGAGATATGGAGgagaattttacatttttcgAATCCAATTGGAAAAATTATTCTGTTGCTGTTGGAATGAATGATTGGCCCGATagtgaaaacaagaagaaagtCAGTTTTTTGTTATCGGTTGTTGGAACCGATGCTCTGAAGCGGTATTTCAATTTCGAACTCAGCGATCAGCAGAAAGCTACACCCGAAGCTGTGTTAGATGCCATTAGGGCGAAAGTAGTGTCAGTTCGAAATATCATTGTTGACCGGCTGGAATTTTTCTCTGCGATTCAGACACCGACAGAATCCATTGACGAATATGTGAGCCGTTTGAAAGTGCTGGGAAAACCGTGTCGTTTTGGTACATTGGAGCAAGATATGATGGTGTTCAAAATAGTTACATCAAACAAGTGGTATAGCTTAAAAGCCAAGATGCTTACCATGACTGATGTTAACTTGTCGAAAGCTATTGATTTATGTCGGATGGAAGAAATTACCGCCCGACATTCGAAACAGTTATCGTTAGAAGCGCCCGTAGATGTCAACAAAATCGTCGACCGGGTTTGCAAGTTTTGCGGTGGACGACATCCGTTCAAACGTGGAGTGTGTCCAGCTTTCGGGAAACGTTGTGATAAGTGTGGAGGAAAAAACCACTTCCAAAGAGTCTGCAAGTCGAACGGATCGTCATCTAGTAAACCAAAAAGTGGAAGGAAAGTGAAGGCAGTAATATCGTCATCAAGAGCCGAACGCCCAGTTGATGTATACGACGCAGATGAAGAAAAGGAAATCTGGATtcaagaagaggaagaagcaatTATTGGGAAAATTACGGATAACTCTGCCAGGGGTGGTGCTGTTCTGGCGGATTTGTCACTGAAATTCGGAAACGTGTGGAAGGTTGTTAGCTGTGAGCTAGATACCGGTGCCAGAGCAAGCATTATTGGTATCGACTGGTTGAAAAAGTTGTCGGGAGGAGCTCATCCGGAATTGGATACGTCAAGGTGCCGCCTACGGGCCTTTAACGGAACATCGATTGAAGTACTGGGGCAAATTAAAGTTTCTTGTCAGCATAAGAGTAAGCGATACAGGGTGGTATTCCAAGTTGTCAACATGAGTCATGCACCACTATTATCGGTCACTGTGTGTACCACCCTGGGTCTGGTAAAATTCTGCAATGCTGTTCATCGTGACCCAGTTTCTTCGCCAGTATTGGACCGATATCGTGAAGACGCTAGGGCTGTTGTGAAAAACTATCGTGATGTGTTCGAAGGCTATGGGAAGATGGAAGGTGCCGTCACGCTGGAAATTGATGAGTCAGTGAAGCCTGTGATACAAACTCCCCGTCGTATTCCTATTGCCTTTAGGGACGATTTGCGGCGTAAAATAGATCAGCTGGTTAACGATGGCATCATTCAAAAGGAGTCAAAACACACCGATTGG AATCACCAAACGATGTTATGCTGCCCACATTTTCTGGAAACACATCAGTGGAACCGTGTTCAAGCGAGTTCAATACACCAGGAAGAGTGA